In one Bradyrhizobium cosmicum genomic region, the following are encoded:
- a CDS encoding transglycosylase domain-containing protein translates to MVQNTPSNWKSRIRNFFLDLDARIDSSLFSSAKGIRELYERYSTFMDRFYVGRWKRWVFIEPLSEAATLGLGGLVLMLTLAIPAFRETADEDWLKKSDLAVSFLDRYGNPIGSRGIKHNDSIPLEDFPDVLIKATLATEDRRFYEHFGIDIAGTARALVTNAQAGGVRQGGSSITQQLAKNLFLSNERTIERKVNEAFLAVWLEWRLTKNEILKLYLDRAYMGGGTFGVDGAAHFYFNKSARDVTLSEAAMLAGLFKAPTKYAPHINLPAARARANVVLDNLVDAGFMTEGQVFGARRNPAFAVDRRDEASPNYYLDYAFDEMRKLVDTFPKSYTERVFVVRLAIDTNVQKAAEDAIENQLRQFGRDYHATQAATVVSDLDGGIRAMVGGRDYGASQFNRAVDAYRQPGSSFKPYVYTTALLNGFTPNSIVVDGPVCIGNWCPQNYGHSYSGAVTLTQAITRSINVVPVKLSIAIGQKNEPKAPNPAKVGRAKIVEVARRFGLKAPLPDTPSMPIGSDEVTVLEHAVAYATFPNRGKSVTPHSVLEVRTGAGDLVWRWDRDGPKPRQAIPPNIAADMAGMMSHVVSEGTARRAALDGIPTAGKTGTTNAYRDAWFVGYTGNFSCAVWYGNDDYSPTNRMTGGSLPAQTWHDIMLAAHQGVEVREIPGVGMGQKLPPERVANAQANAAPKVLETKPGPPPVLTKRGADILVRVEKLLDDAARTANKSTADDGKQPKPASSTSALAFPQNYAEENANASAPRKN, encoded by the coding sequence GTGGTCCAGAACACACCATCCAATTGGAAGAGCCGGATCCGGAATTTCTTTCTGGACCTCGACGCGCGCATCGACTCCTCGCTGTTCTCCTCGGCCAAGGGCATCCGCGAGCTCTATGAGCGCTACTCGACCTTCATGGACCGGTTCTATGTCGGGCGGTGGAAGCGCTGGGTGTTCATCGAGCCGCTGTCGGAGGCCGCGACCCTCGGGCTCGGCGGCCTGGTCCTGATGCTCACGCTCGCCATCCCGGCCTTCCGCGAGACCGCGGACGAGGACTGGCTGAAGAAGTCCGATCTGGCGGTGAGCTTCCTCGACCGCTACGGCAACCCGATCGGCAGCCGCGGCATCAAGCACAATGATTCGATCCCGCTGGAAGATTTCCCGGACGTCCTGATCAAGGCGACGCTGGCGACCGAAGACCGCCGCTTCTACGAGCATTTCGGCATCGACATCGCCGGCACCGCGCGCGCGCTCGTCACCAACGCCCAGGCCGGCGGCGTCCGCCAGGGCGGCTCCTCGATCACCCAGCAGCTCGCCAAGAACCTGTTCCTGAGCAACGAGCGCACCATCGAGCGCAAAGTCAACGAGGCCTTCCTCGCGGTCTGGCTGGAATGGCGCCTGACCAAGAATGAGATCCTCAAGCTCTACCTCGACCGCGCCTATATGGGCGGCGGCACCTTCGGCGTCGACGGCGCGGCGCATTTCTACTTCAACAAGTCCGCACGCGACGTGACCTTGTCGGAAGCCGCGATGCTCGCCGGCCTGTTCAAGGCGCCGACCAAGTACGCGCCCCACATCAACCTGCCCGCGGCGCGTGCCCGCGCCAACGTCGTGCTCGACAACCTCGTGGATGCCGGCTTCATGACCGAGGGCCAGGTGTTCGGCGCCCGCCGCAACCCGGCCTTCGCCGTCGACCGCCGCGACGAGGCGTCGCCGAACTACTATCTCGACTACGCCTTCGACGAGATGCGCAAGCTGGTCGACACCTTTCCGAAATCCTACACCGAGCGCGTCTTCGTGGTGCGCCTCGCGATCGACACCAACGTGCAGAAGGCGGCGGAAGACGCGATCGAGAACCAGCTGCGCCAGTTCGGCCGCGACTATCACGCGACGCAGGCGGCAACCGTCGTCTCCGATCTCGACGGCGGCATCCGCGCCATGGTCGGCGGCCGCGACTATGGCGCCAGCCAGTTCAACCGCGCCGTCGACGCCTATCGCCAGCCCGGCTCGTCGTTCAAGCCTTACGTCTACACCACCGCGCTGCTGAACGGCTTCACGCCGAACTCGATCGTGGTCGACGGCCCGGTCTGCATCGGCAATTGGTGTCCGCAGAATTACGGCCATTCCTATTCCGGCGCGGTGACGCTGACGCAGGCGATCACGCGCTCGATCAACGTGGTGCCGGTCAAGCTGTCGATCGCGATCGGCCAGAAGAACGAGCCCAAGGCGCCCAATCCGGCCAAGGTCGGCCGCGCCAAGATCGTCGAGGTCGCGCGCCGCTTCGGCCTCAAGGCGCCGCTGCCCGACACGCCGTCGATGCCGATCGGCTCCGACGAAGTCACCGTGCTCGAGCACGCGGTCGCCTACGCGACCTTCCCGAACCGCGGCAAGTCGGTGACGCCGCATTCCGTGCTGGAGGTTCGCACCGGCGCCGGCGATCTGGTCTGGCGCTGGGACCGCGACGGGCCGAAGCCGCGGCAGGCCATTCCGCCGAACATCGCCGCCGACATGGCGGGCATGATGAGCCACGTCGTCAGCGAAGGCACCGCGCGCCGCGCCGCGCTCGACGGCATTCCGACCGCGGGCAAGACCGGCACGACCAACGCGTATCGCGACGCCTGGTTCGTCGGCTACACCGGCAATTTCAGCTGCGCGGTCTGGTACGGCAACGACGACTACTCGCCGACCAACCGCATGACCGGCGGCTCGCTGCCGGCGCAGACCTGGCACGACATCATGCTCGCGGCGCATCAGGGCGTCGAGGTCCGGGAAATTCCCGGCGTCGGCATGGGCCAGAAGCTGCCGCCGGAACGCGTTGCCAATGCGCAGGCCAATGCGGCGCCGAAGGTGCTGGAGACCAAGCCCGGCCCGCCGCCGGTGCTGACCAAGCGCGGCGCCGACATCCTGGTGCGCGTCGAGAAGCTGCTCGATGACGCCGCCAGGACCGCGAACAAATCCACGGCCGACGACGGCAAACAGCCCAAGCCGGCTTCATCGACCAGCGCGCTCGCCTTCCCGCAGAACTATGCGGAAGAGAATGCGAACGCGTCCGCCCCGCGCAAGAACTGA
- a CDS encoding DUF1214 domain-containing protein yields the protein MRLILTTLTALLLATAVGVGATWMTTTRGTEIGALTIGPWTARPRTGTADVDPYSRATIVRNGELPIGTGDGVAFTATADDKKKALDGRCDVVVSGVTPPARFWTLTLYDRKGHLVANSLQRYGFTSQEIVRQSDGSFEIRIASRSRAGNWLPTGGIERYALMLRLYDTPVGVATRTQRDAPMPTISTVGCS from the coding sequence GTGCGGCTGATCCTGACCACATTGACGGCCCTCCTGCTCGCGACCGCGGTCGGCGTCGGCGCGACCTGGATGACGACGACGCGCGGCACCGAGATCGGCGCGCTCACCATCGGCCCCTGGACCGCGCGCCCGCGCACCGGTACCGCCGACGTCGATCCCTATTCGCGCGCCACCATCGTGCGCAACGGCGAGCTGCCGATCGGCACCGGCGACGGCGTCGCCTTCACCGCGACCGCTGATGACAAGAAGAAGGCGCTCGACGGCCGCTGCGACGTCGTCGTCTCGGGCGTGACGCCGCCGGCGCGGTTCTGGACGCTGACGCTGTACGACCGCAAGGGCCACCTCGTCGCCAACTCGCTGCAGCGCTACGGCTTCACCAGCCAGGAGATCGTGCGGCAGTCCGACGGCTCGTTCGAGATCCGCATCGCCTCGCGCTCGCGCGCCGGCAACTGGCTGCCGACCGGCGGCATCGAGCGCTACGCGCTGATGCTGCGCCTCTACGACACGCCGGTCGGGGTTGCGACCCGCACCCAGCGCGATGCGCCGATGCCGACGATCTCGACGGTGGGCTGCTCATGA
- a CDS encoding DUF1254 domain-containing protein, with translation MIRLLFTIVAGVVLGLVVHLVSVLALPRIATQDAYSRLTPMTKLNGVTQLPLADPNTSPMPFMDPAFALAICRYDLSNGPIKLMVPVSQSYTSVSFYTRNEIAYYAINDRSAGRKVIELDLMTEAQHSELPEDEEITAADRLIIDSPTATGLIVMKALAAEPGLMPQAQASLQAATCAPQTEVPAKAEAPRGRR, from the coding sequence ATGATCCGCCTGCTCTTCACCATCGTCGCGGGCGTGGTGCTGGGCCTCGTGGTCCATCTCGTCAGCGTGCTGGCGCTGCCGCGGATCGCGACGCAGGACGCCTATTCGCGGTTGACGCCGATGACGAAGCTTAACGGCGTCACCCAGCTTCCCCTCGCCGATCCCAATACTTCGCCGATGCCGTTCATGGACCCGGCCTTTGCGCTGGCGATCTGCCGCTACGACCTGTCGAACGGGCCGATCAAGCTGATGGTGCCGGTGAGCCAGTCCTACACCTCGGTGTCGTTCTACACCCGCAACGAGATCGCCTATTACGCCATCAACGACCGCTCCGCCGGCCGCAAGGTGATCGAGCTCGATTTGATGACGGAAGCGCAGCACAGCGAGTTGCCCGAGGACGAAGAGATCACCGCGGCCGACCGCCTGATCATCGATTCCCCGACCGCCACTGGCCTGATCGTGATGAAGGCGCTCGCCGCCGAGCCCGGCCTGATGCCGCAGGCACAGGCCTCGCTTCAGGCTGCGACCTGCGCGCCGCAGACCGAAGTGCCGGCCAAGGCAGAAGCGCCGCGCGGCCGGCGCTGA
- a CDS encoding TetR/AcrR family transcriptional regulator, with protein sequence MPRKTDARARAIAAAERLFRIQGYTATGLTEIIEESGAPKGSFYFHFPRGKAQLAEEAIDHYVASRISLLRTISANTAGDALNFVRQIFAAFAAEMVASDFQYGCLMQNLANELPALDAELTKRVARGFVDSTEIVAEHFRGCGFASARASSSAAALVAAVEGARTIARLERTPAVFQALADVSVRGWAEPKK encoded by the coding sequence ATGCCCCGTAAGACCGACGCCCGCGCCCGCGCGATTGCCGCTGCCGAACGACTGTTTCGCATCCAAGGCTACACGGCGACCGGATTGACTGAGATCATCGAAGAGAGCGGTGCCCCGAAAGGATCGTTCTATTTTCACTTTCCGCGCGGCAAGGCGCAGCTCGCCGAAGAAGCCATCGACCACTACGTCGCGAGCAGAATCTCCCTGTTGCGGACGATCTCGGCGAACACGGCGGGTGATGCGCTCAATTTCGTTCGTCAGATCTTTGCAGCATTCGCGGCCGAAATGGTCGCCTCCGATTTCCAGTATGGATGCTTGATGCAAAATCTGGCGAATGAGCTGCCCGCGCTCGACGCCGAGCTGACCAAGCGGGTCGCGCGCGGATTTGTCGATTCGACTGAGATCGTTGCGGAGCATTTCAGAGGCTGCGGTTTCGCATCCGCGCGCGCATCCTCGAGCGCAGCCGCGTTGGTCGCCGCCGTCGAAGGCGCGCGAACCATCGCCCGCCTGGAGCGCACGCCGGCGGTCTTTCAGGCGCTGGCGGATGTCAGTGTTCGGGGCTGGGCCGAGCCCAAGAAGTGA
- a CDS encoding alpha/beta fold hydrolase has product MFSAMFTPIARGETTADAVWHNKIPAALSEPAADIDKNPNLLHKYADNAGTKIHYVTVGSDTNPLMVFVHGFPDFWYSWRNQIQVFSADYQVVALDLRGYDLSDRPDGVENYKTPVLLRDIRAVIDAERKGRKVILIGHDWGAALSWLFTGQNPDLIERLVVLSVPHPGAITKELLPWNHPVAQSSASAYATKFFARGKGDDLTAEDLAYWVVKPEVKSRYIEAFSKSSIPAMMNYYKANYTLSQFALNLFDPTMKTIYGATINCPVLHLHGIEESHALLSTLDLEKSWMRSPRDLTIKIVPGVGHFIQHEVPDDLNQTVSSWLKDSGN; this is encoded by the coding sequence ATGTTCAGTGCGATGTTCACCCCAATTGCCCGCGGGGAGACGACAGCCGATGCCGTCTGGCACAATAAAATCCCGGCCGCTCTGAGCGAGCCTGCCGCCGATATCGACAAGAATCCGAACCTCTTGCACAAGTATGCTGACAATGCCGGGACGAAGATCCACTACGTCACTGTGGGCTCCGACACGAATCCGCTCATGGTGTTCGTGCATGGATTTCCGGACTTCTGGTACTCTTGGCGAAACCAGATCCAGGTCTTTTCGGCAGACTATCAAGTGGTCGCTCTCGATCTGCGCGGATACGATCTGAGCGATCGGCCTGATGGTGTCGAGAACTACAAGACGCCGGTCCTTCTCCGTGACATCCGCGCCGTGATCGATGCGGAGAGAAAGGGCCGCAAGGTCATCCTGATCGGACACGACTGGGGCGCCGCTCTGTCCTGGCTCTTCACCGGGCAAAATCCGGACCTGATCGAGAGGCTTGTCGTCCTCAGCGTTCCTCATCCCGGCGCCATCACGAAGGAATTGCTCCCCTGGAACCATCCCGTCGCGCAGTCCAGCGCCAGCGCATACGCAACAAAATTCTTCGCGCGCGGCAAAGGCGACGATTTGACTGCGGAAGATTTGGCCTACTGGGTCGTCAAACCCGAGGTCAAAAGCCGTTACATCGAGGCCTTCTCGAAATCGTCCATCCCGGCCATGATGAATTACTACAAGGCCAACTACACTCTCTCCCAGTTTGCGCTCAACCTCTTCGATCCCACGATGAAGACGATCTACGGCGCCACGATCAACTGCCCCGTCCTGCATCTGCACGGAATCGAGGAGAGCCATGCCTTGCTGAGCACGCTTGATCTGGAAAAATCCTGGATGAGAAGTCCGCGCGATCTCACGATCAAGATCGTTCCTGGCGTTGGCCACTTCATTCAGCATGAAGTGCCCGACGATCTCAACCAGACGGTGTCCTCCTGGTTGAAGGATTCAGGAAACTGA
- a CDS encoding trypsin-like peptidase domain-containing protein: protein MTIRTLRLLLLTILMLAFTASQAGAQVADLKLGGAIPTLAPLVRQLTPAVVNISVHGRVREDNPLYRDPIFREFFDVPRQIEKKVNATGSGVIVDAVRGYVLTNNHVVEATPAVQITTKDGRQFSARVVGRDPPTDLAVLQIRNPEGLKALSLGDSDALEVGDFVLAIGNPFGLGQTVTSGLVSALGRTGLGKQGYEDFIQTDAAINPGNSGGALVSLRGELIGINSAIISPAGGNVGIGCAIPVNMARRVMEQIIATGHVERGRIGVSLQDITPAQKKGRNEGAVIAEVAPDSAAEKAGLRKGDIVVMADDRPIRTSAQLRNKIGLARIGQEVRLTVQRDGAPATVVVTVAPPAEPSTAAVTGNRRLR from the coding sequence ATGACGATCCGCACCCTGCGTCTGCTTCTGCTGACGATCCTGATGCTCGCGTTCACCGCCTCGCAGGCCGGTGCGCAGGTTGCAGATCTCAAGCTCGGCGGAGCCATCCCCACGCTGGCACCGCTGGTGCGCCAGCTGACGCCGGCGGTCGTGAACATTTCCGTGCACGGGCGCGTCCGCGAGGACAATCCGCTCTACCGTGATCCGATCTTCCGCGAGTTCTTCGACGTGCCCCGGCAGATCGAGAAGAAGGTCAACGCCACCGGCTCCGGTGTCATCGTGGACGCCGTGCGGGGCTACGTCCTGACCAACAATCACGTCGTCGAAGCCACGCCCGCGGTGCAGATCACCACCAAGGACGGCCGGCAATTCTCTGCCAGGGTGGTCGGCCGCGACCCGCCGACAGACCTTGCGGTGCTTCAGATCCGCAACCCCGAGGGTCTCAAGGCATTGTCGCTCGGCGACAGCGATGCTCTGGAGGTCGGCGATTTCGTGCTGGCGATCGGCAATCCGTTCGGGCTCGGCCAGACCGTCACGTCGGGCCTCGTCAGCGCGCTCGGCCGCACCGGCCTCGGCAAGCAGGGCTATGAGGATTTCATCCAGACGGACGCCGCGATCAATCCCGGCAATTCCGGCGGTGCGCTGGTCAGCCTGCGCGGCGAACTGATCGGCATCAATTCGGCGATCATCTCCCCCGCCGGTGGCAATGTCGGCATCGGCTGCGCGATTCCTGTCAACATGGCGCGGCGGGTCATGGAGCAGATCATCGCAACCGGTCATGTCGAGCGCGGCCGCATCGGCGTCTCCCTGCAGGACATCACGCCGGCCCAGAAAAAGGGACGCAACGAGGGCGCTGTCATCGCCGAGGTCGCGCCCGACTCGGCTGCGGAAAAGGCGGGCCTGCGCAAGGGCGACATCGTCGTCATGGCCGACGACCGGCCCATCCGCACCTCCGCGCAGCTCCGTAACAAAATCGGCCTCGCCCGCATCGGCCAGGAGGTCAGGCTCACGGTGCAACGCGACGGCGCGCCTGCCACCGTCGTCGTCACGGTGGCGCCGCCGGCGGAGCCGAGCACGGCCGCGGTCACCGGCAATCGCCGTCTTCGGTGA
- a CDS encoding Hsp20/alpha crystallin family protein translates to MAIRDLIPWSKPQQLAPARDSFDPFLTLHREMNRLFDDVFRGFGSPGLVPAQEGRFAWPKVELSETDKALTVLADLPGMTEKDVQVEIANGVLTIRGEKKAERNGEGRYFSERYYGAFERQIPVEDVLEDKIEASFKNGVLTVSLPKSDKPREGTRRIAINTQ, encoded by the coding sequence ATGGCTATTCGTGATCTGATTCCGTGGTCCAAACCCCAGCAGCTTGCGCCTGCGCGCGACAGCTTCGATCCGTTCCTGACCCTGCACCGTGAAATGAACCGTCTGTTCGACGATGTGTTTCGCGGCTTCGGCAGCCCGGGTCTGGTGCCGGCGCAGGAAGGTCGCTTCGCCTGGCCGAAGGTCGAGCTCAGCGAAACCGACAAGGCCTTGACCGTCCTGGCCGACCTGCCGGGGATGACCGAAAAGGACGTTCAGGTGGAGATCGCCAATGGCGTCCTGACCATCCGCGGGGAGAAGAAGGCCGAGCGCAATGGCGAGGGCCGATACTTCAGCGAGCGCTACTACGGTGCCTTCGAGCGTCAGATTCCGGTCGAAGACGTGTTGGAGGACAAGATCGAGGCGTCGTTCAAGAACGGCGTCCTGACCGTCTCGCTGCCGAAATCGGACAAGCCGCGAGAAGGAACCAGACGTATCGCGATCAACACCCAGTAA
- the groL gene encoding chaperonin GroEL (60 kDa chaperone family; promotes refolding of misfolded polypeptides especially under stressful conditions; forms two stacked rings of heptamers to form a barrel-shaped 14mer; ends can be capped by GroES; misfolded proteins enter the barrel where they are refolded when GroES binds), producing the protein MAAKDVKFATEARERMLRGVDTLANAVKVTLGPKGRNVVIEKSFGAPRITKDGVTVAKEIELEDKFENMGAQMVREVASKTNDLAGDGTTTATVLAQAIVKEGAKAVAAGMNPMDLKRGIDLAVEAVVGDLKSHARKVTSNAEIAQVGTISANGDSEIGRFLAEAMQKVGNEGVITVEEAKSLHTELDVVEGMQFDRGYVSPYFVTNAEKMRVELEDPFVLIHEKKLSGLQTVLPLLEQVVQSGKPLLIIAEEVEGEALATLVVNRLRGGLKVAAVKAPGFGDRRKAMLEDIAILTGGTVISEDLGIKLENVTVKMLGRARKVVIDKENTTIVDGAGAKKDIEARSQQIRAQIEETTSDYDREKLQERLAKLAGGVAVVRVGGATEVEVKERKDRVDDALHATRAAVEEGILPGGGVALLRSLKALDGVKTGNADQKAGVDIVRRAIQVPARQIVQNAGEDGSVVVGKLLEHQDYNWGFNAATGEYQDMVKAGVIDPAKVVRTALQDAASVAALLITTEALVADKPKKAEAAPAPAMDF; encoded by the coding sequence ATGGCTGCCAAGGACGTGAAATTTGCGACCGAAGCCCGCGAGCGCATGCTGCGGGGTGTCGACACGCTGGCGAACGCGGTGAAGGTCACGCTCGGTCCCAAGGGGCGCAACGTCGTCATCGAGAAGAGCTTCGGCGCGCCGCGCATCACCAAGGACGGCGTCACCGTCGCCAAGGAGATCGAGCTGGAGGACAAGTTTGAGAACATGGGCGCGCAAATGGTGCGCGAGGTCGCGTCGAAGACCAATGATCTCGCCGGCGACGGCACCACGACGGCGACCGTGCTCGCGCAGGCCATCGTCAAGGAGGGTGCCAAGGCGGTCGCGGCCGGCATGAACCCGATGGACCTCAAGCGCGGCATCGATCTCGCCGTCGAGGCGGTCGTTGGCGATCTCAAGAGCCACGCCAGGAAGGTCACCTCCAACGCCGAGATCGCCCAGGTCGGCACCATCTCCGCCAATGGCGATAGCGAGATCGGCCGCTTCCTCGCCGAGGCAATGCAGAAGGTCGGCAACGAGGGGGTGATCACCGTCGAGGAGGCGAAGAGCCTGCACACCGAGCTCGACGTGGTCGAGGGTATGCAGTTCGACCGCGGCTACGTCTCGCCTTACTTCGTCACCAATGCGGAGAAGATGCGGGTCGAGCTCGAGGATCCCTTCGTGCTGATCCACGAGAAGAAGCTCTCGGGTCTGCAGACCGTGCTGCCGTTGCTCGAGCAGGTGGTGCAGTCCGGCAAGCCGCTCCTGATCATCGCCGAAGAGGTCGAGGGCGAGGCGCTGGCGACGCTGGTCGTCAACCGGTTGCGCGGCGGGCTGAAGGTCGCCGCGGTCAAGGCGCCCGGCTTCGGTGATCGCCGCAAGGCGATGCTGGAAGACATCGCGATCCTCACCGGCGGCACTGTGATCTCCGAGGATCTCGGCATCAAGCTCGAGAACGTCACGGTCAAGATGCTCGGCCGCGCCAGGAAGGTCGTGATCGACAAGGAGAACACCACCATCGTCGATGGCGCCGGTGCGAAGAAGGACATCGAGGCGCGTAGCCAGCAGATCAGGGCGCAGATCGAGGAAACCACCTCGGACTACGATCGCGAGAAGCTGCAGGAGCGCCTGGCCAAGCTCGCCGGCGGTGTCGCGGTGGTCCGCGTCGGCGGCGCTACCGAGGTCGAGGTCAAGGAGCGCAAGGACCGCGTCGACGACGCACTGCATGCGACCCGCGCTGCGGTCGAGGAGGGCATCCTGCCGGGCGGAGGCGTGGCCCTGCTGCGTTCCCTGAAAGCCCTCGACGGCGTCAAGACCGGGAATGCCGATCAGAAGGCCGGCGTCGACATCGTGCGCCGGGCCATCCAGGTGCCGGCGCGCCAGATCGTGCAGAATGCCGGCGAGGACGGCTCGGTTGTGGTCGGCAAGCTGCTCGAGCACCAGGACTACAATTGGGGCTTCAATGCCGCGACCGGCGAGTACCAGGACATGGTCAAGGCCGGCGTGATCGATCCCGCCAAAGTGGTTCGCACCGCCTTGCAGGATGCGGCCTCGGTCGCTGCGCTGCTGATCACCACGGAGGCGCTGGTGGCGGACAAGCCGAAGAAGGCCGAGGCTGCACCGGCACCCGCCATGGACTTCTGA
- the groES gene encoding co-chaperone GroES: MHFRPLHDRVLVRRIDAEAKTAGGIIIPDTAKEKPQQGEIIAAGPGARNEQGQLVPLDVKAGDRVLFGKWSGTEVKIDGEELLIMKESDLLGVVETAGTLKKAA, from the coding sequence ATGCACTTTCGTCCGTTGCACGACCGTGTGCTCGTGCGCCGTATCGATGCCGAGGCCAAGACCGCCGGCGGCATCATCATTCCCGATACCGCCAAGGAGAAACCGCAGCAGGGTGAGATCATCGCCGCGGGTCCCGGCGCGCGCAACGAGCAGGGCCAGCTCGTGCCGCTCGACGTCAAGGCGGGCGACCGCGTTCTGTTCGGCAAATGGTCGGGCACCGAGGTCAAGATCGACGGCGAGGAACTGCTGATCATGAAGGAGAGCGATCTTCTCGGCGTGGTCGAGACGGCCGGCACGTTGAAGAAGGCCGCGTAA
- a CDS encoding MFS transporter, giving the protein MCIGQVGNLLPHVTLSANLAQHLMPAWGLSAAEGGLMASGYAFGYMLAVPVLTTLTDRIDARLVLLWGSIVSGLATAAFGIFAQGFWSATAIWSLAGLGFAGAYMPGLKALTDRLPPGDTSRAVTLYTSSFSVGVGLSFLAAQLIADHWGWRTAFLVTGFGPIAMVVACLLMQGQRPAPKAGRLLNFVPVFANREALGYILGYGAHCFELYGIRTWLVGFWTFVVAHQGAPSWLSPVVLSFCFAVISMPASILGNEAALKFGRHRAITIVMIASACVALIIGLNATAPAWALALLLLVYGLTVPADSGALTAGMSAAAVSEHRGATLALHSTVGFGLSALGAWGTGAALDAAGGPQSAGGWLLVFVVLAAGIAVGPLALLWARTSSLR; this is encoded by the coding sequence ATGTGCATCGGCCAGGTCGGCAATCTGCTGCCGCATGTGACGCTGTCGGCCAACCTCGCGCAGCATCTGATGCCGGCGTGGGGCCTCTCCGCCGCCGAAGGCGGCCTGATGGCGAGCGGCTATGCGTTCGGCTACATGCTCGCGGTGCCCGTGCTGACGACGTTGACCGACCGGATCGACGCGCGGCTCGTCCTGCTCTGGGGCTCGATCGTCAGCGGCCTTGCGACCGCGGCGTTCGGCATCTTCGCGCAAGGATTCTGGTCGGCGACCGCGATCTGGTCGCTCGCGGGCCTCGGCTTCGCCGGCGCCTACATGCCGGGCCTCAAGGCGCTGACCGACCGGCTTCCTCCCGGCGACACCTCGCGTGCCGTGACGCTGTACACGTCGAGCTTCTCGGTCGGTGTCGGCCTCTCGTTCCTGGCGGCGCAGCTCATCGCCGACCATTGGGGATGGCGGACCGCCTTCCTCGTCACCGGCTTCGGACCGATCGCCATGGTCGTCGCGTGCCTTCTGATGCAGGGGCAGCGGCCGGCGCCGAAGGCCGGACGCCTGCTCAACTTCGTCCCCGTCTTCGCCAACCGCGAGGCGCTCGGCTACATCCTCGGTTACGGCGCCCACTGCTTCGAGCTCTACGGCATCCGCACCTGGCTGGTCGGGTTCTGGACTTTCGTCGTCGCCCATCAGGGTGCGCCGTCGTGGTTGAGTCCCGTCGTGCTGAGCTTCTGCTTTGCGGTGATCTCGATGCCCGCGAGCATCCTCGGCAACGAGGCCGCGCTGAAATTCGGCCGCCATCGCGCGATCACGATCGTCATGATCGCATCGGCCTGCGTTGCGCTAATCATCGGCCTCAACGCCACGGCGCCGGCATGGGCGCTCGCGCTGCTGCTGCTCGTCTATGGCCTGACCGTGCCGGCCGATTCCGGCGCGTTGACCGCGGGCATGTCGGCCGCCGCCGTCTCCGAACATCGCGGCGCGACCCTGGCCCTGCACTCGACGGTCGGCTTCGGCCTGTCGGCGCTCGGCGCCTGGGGCACCGGCGCCGCCCTCGACGCAGCCGGCGGCCCGCAGAGCGCGGGCGGCTGGCTGCTGGTGTTCGTCGTGCTTGCGGCGGGGATTGCGGTGGGGCCGCTGGCACTGCTGTGGGCGCGGACCTCGTCATTGCGGTAA